The DNA segment GCCCGCAAGGCGATCGCCTACTACTCGGCGGAGGACGCCTCCGGCCGGTCGATGATCGGCCAGCACGGCTCGCTCACCCCCGAGGAGACCCAGGTGCCGCTGCTCGGCTTCGGCGCGCTCTCCGGGATCTGAGTCCCGGGAGCGCGCTCGCCCTCTCCGGCGTCGCCCTCTCCGGCGTCGACCGGTCCGGCGTCGCCCTCTCCGGCGTCGACCGGTCCGGCGTCGACCGGTCAGTCGTCGACCGGTCAGTCGTCGCTGCGGGCCCCGAAGACGATCTCGTCCCAGCTGGGGATGGCGGCCCGGCCGCGGCGCATCGAGGTGCGTCCGCTCGCGGCGGGGTGCTCGGCGGCGGGTGCCGCGGGGCGCTCGGGCTCGGGGGCCTTCGGGGCGACGACCGCGGGGGCCTCCGGCTGCGGCTCCTCGCGCACCCGCGCCGAGGAGGCGTGGTCGCGCTCGCCGCGCCGGCGACGAAGCGCGTCGAGGAGATCGGCCGTGTCGTTGAGGTTGCGCTCGCGCTGCTCGGTCGTGCTGGTCACCGGGCGGGGGAGCGTCGAGACCGGACGCGGCGTGTCCGAGAGGGCCGGCTGCGGCTCGGTGTCGGAGGGCCGGGAGGCGGCGGGGCGGGAGTGCGGGAGACGCGACGGCCCCTGGCGCTCGGAGCCCGTGCGCTCGGGGCGCGACGGCTCCGCGGGCTTCGCGAAGGCGTCGGTGTCGAAGCGGGTCGCCAGCTCGTCGACCGCGGCGGGGATGACGGCGCGCAGGCGCGGGATGAGCGTCGGCCGGATCTCGCCCTGCTGCGAGAGCGTGGTCGCCTCGGCGGTGAGGGGGGAGAGGAGCGCCTTCTTGGGGTCGAAGCGCCAGCGGGCGTCGTGGTCGATCTCGTCGGAGCGGAAGAGCAGCTTGACGACCCAGCCCTCCTCCTCCTTCCAGCTCGACCACTGCTCGCCGTCAGCGCCGAGGGCGCCCAGGCGCTCGCGGATGACGTCGCCGAAGGGCGTGCCCTCCTCGAGCGGGTCGGGGTCGGCGCTGGTGTAGACGCGGACCGCCAGGGCGGAGGCGACGATGTGCTCGCGCTCGGCCGTGACCGGGCCCTCGAAGCGGGCGACGTAGTCGAGGTCGGCGCCGGTGAGCTCGGCGACCTCCTCGGCGGAGAGGCCCGAGCGGATGTGCGACTGGATCTCGCGGGGCGACACGCGCTTCTCCCGCGGGGGCAGCGAGTGCACGCGCGGGCGTAGCTGGCTCTGCAGCGTCTCGTCGATGCGGACGGAGAACCGCTCACCGCCGTCCGAGACGAGGACGAGCGATCCGCTCTCGACGCCGATCACCTTCAGTTCCATCATCGTGCTGGACCTCCTTCTGGCCGCGGACGAGCCCGTGCCTGCCGCGAACCGGCTCAGGATCGCACGCCGACGGGCCGTTCCCCGGGAATACCGCGGGCGGGTCGAAAGTTGGTGCGGAGGAGGGCGCGGCAGCGGCTGTCAAGACGCGTTCGAAGCGGTTTGCGCATCGATACTTCTTGATGCACACTGTCCCCGCCGATTTGTTGAACGACTGAATTTAAGAAGTGGATGGGAATGGCTACGGACTACGACGCCCCCCGCAAGACCGATGACGACTCCGAGTCGATCGAGGCCCTGAAGGAGCGAGTCCCCGACAAGATGTCCGGTGTCGTCGACGTCGATGACGCCGACAACCCGGGCGGATTCGAACTGCCCGGTGCCGATCTGTCCGACCTCGATCTGGACGTCGTGGTCCTTCCGCCGCAGGCGGACGAGTTCACGTGCGTCAGCTGCTTCCTGGTGAAGCACCGCTCGCAGATCGACCACGAGGAGAAGCTCGGCCCGATCTGCCTGGAGTGCGCCGCCTAGGCCTCTCCCGGCTCCGAAAGACCAGCGCCCCGTCGCCGTGATCCCTCCCGGATCGCGGCGACGACGTCGTTGGGGCGCCTGCTCGACAGCAGCCAGTACGGCGTCGGGTCGGCGGGGTCATCGATCGGGACCCGGACGACGTCGCGCACCCAGCCGCGGATGACGAGGAACGCCCTGGCATCCAATCGCGGTCCGCGCTGAGCGAACGCCCGCTCGCCGGTGAAGGCGACCGCGTCGCCCACCAGCTCGAGCGGGATGTGCGCGCGGCCGGCCCGCAGCTCGCCGTCGACGACCTCGATGGTCGGCGACGTGGCCAGCAGCGTGCCGACGGTGCCGCCGTAGAGCACCAGCGCGACGAGGAAGCCGACGGACAGATTGATCGGCGCGAAGACCAGGATGCTGGCGGGGATCACGAGGGCGGTGGAGACGAAGAGCCAGGGCGCGGGCCACAGCCTCTCTCGGTAGGACGGCATGTCCCTATTGCATCAGACGATTGGTCTACCCTCGTCACGTGAACGAAACCGTCGACGTCCCGATCCGCGCGGACGAGGTCCCGTTCTACGCCCACCCCGGTGACGCCGGAGCCGATCTGCGCTCCACGGAGGAGCTCGTGCTCGCTCCCGGCGAGCGGGCGAGCGTCGGCACCGGGGTCTCGATCGCCCTGCCCGACGGTCACGTCGGCTTCGTCGTGCCGCGCAGCGGGCTGGCCTTCAAGCACGGCCTCACGATCGTGAACGCGCCCGGCACCATCGACGCCGGCTACCGCGGCGAGATCCGCGTGGCGCTCCTGAACACCGACGCGCGCGAGCCGTACCGGATCGCCGCGGGCGACCGGATCGCACAGCTCGTCATCCTGCCCGTCGTCCGGGCCCGCTTCACCGCCGTCGAGGAGCTGCCGGACTCCGTCCGCGGCACCGGCGG comes from the Rathayibacter festucae DSM 15932 genome and includes:
- the sepH gene encoding septation protein SepH, which produces MMELKVIGVESGSLVLVSDGGERFSVRIDETLQSQLRPRVHSLPPREKRVSPREIQSHIRSGLSAEEVAELTGADLDYVARFEGPVTAEREHIVASALAVRVYTSADPDPLEEGTPFGDVIRERLGALGADGEQWSSWKEEEGWVVKLLFRSDEIDHDARWRFDPKKALLSPLTAEATTLSQQGEIRPTLIPRLRAVIPAAVDELATRFDTDAFAKPAEPSRPERTGSERQGPSRLPHSRPAASRPSDTEPQPALSDTPRPVSTLPRPVTSTTEQRERNLNDTADLLDALRRRRGERDHASSARVREEPQPEAPAVVAPKAPEPERPAAPAAEHPAASGRTSMRRGRAAIPSWDEIVFGARSDD
- a CDS encoding DUF4193 domain-containing protein, which encodes MATDYDAPRKTDDDSESIEALKERVPDKMSGVVDVDDADNPGGFELPGADLSDLDLDVVVLPPQADEFTCVSCFLVKHRSQIDHEEKLGPICLECAA
- a CDS encoding DUF3093 domain-containing protein, whose protein sequence is MPSYRERLWPAPWLFVSTALVIPASILVFAPINLSVGFLVALVLYGGTVGTLLATSPTIEVVDGELRAGRAHIPLELVGDAVAFTGERAFAQRGPRLDARAFLVIRGWVRDVVRVPIDDPADPTPYWLLSSRRPNDVVAAIREGSRRRGAGLSEPGEA
- the dut gene encoding dUTP diphosphatase is translated as MNETVDVPIRADEVPFYAHPGDAGADLRSTEELVLAPGERASVGTGVSIALPDGHVGFVVPRSGLAFKHGLTIVNAPGTIDAGYRGEIRVALLNTDAREPYRIAAGDRIAQLVILPVVRARFTAVEELPDSVRGTGGFGSTGYATAAPADARTNEENA